A single window of Enterobacteriaceae bacterium ESL0689 DNA harbors:
- the dsbA gene encoding thiol:disulfide interchange protein DsbA, translated as MKKFWLVLAGIVLSFSASAMQITEGKQYVTLKNPVAGGPQVVEFFSFYCGHCYQFEVVLHVADQVKKKLPEGVKLTKYHVELPGPLSKQLSYAWAIAMALGVEDQVTIPMFEAVQKTQTVRTVADIRKVFVDAGVSGEDYDAAWNSFMVKSLAAQQEKAVDDFRIEGVPAMFVDGKYQLRPQGMDTSDMDTFVLQYADTVRQLIDKK; from the coding sequence ATGAAGAAATTTTGGCTGGTACTGGCAGGTATCGTTTTATCTTTTAGTGCATCGGCAATGCAAATTACTGAAGGCAAGCAATATGTTACGCTAAAAAACCCGGTGGCAGGAGGACCGCAAGTTGTTGAGTTTTTTTCATTTTATTGTGGACACTGTTATCAGTTTGAGGTCGTATTACATGTTGCTGATCAGGTGAAGAAAAAATTACCCGAAGGGGTCAAATTGACCAAATATCACGTTGAATTGCCGGGGCCTTTGAGTAAACAATTATCTTATGCATGGGCAATTGCGATGGCGCTGGGTGTTGAAGACCAGGTGACCATACCGATGTTTGAGGCTGTGCAGAAGACACAGACGGTACGCACAGTGGCTGATATTCGTAAAGTATTCGTTGATGCTGGCGTCAGCGGAGAAGACTATGATGCGGCCTGGAATAGCTTTATGGTGAAATCTCTGGCCGCCCAGCAGGAAAAAGCGGTGGATGATTTTCGGATAGAAGGTGTGCCAGCAATGTTCGTTGATGGTAAATATCAACTGAGGCCACAGGGAATGGATACCAGTGATATGGATACCTTCGTTCTTCAGTATGCTGATACCGTTAGACAACTTATTGACAAGAAGTAA
- a CDS encoding serine/threonine protein kinase gives MHDNTFSFHTLNPDIIINGLFDLGIRVDSGLTALNSYENRVYQFQDEDRHRYVVKFYRPERWSMEQISEEHSFTLQLKQGGVPVVAPLFFNNNTLHQYQGFCFAVFPSFGGRPFEPDNLDQMASVGGYLGRLHHIGRKQRFMARPDISVNEYLLIPRDIFEYSTLIPASLKADFLHVVDQLIVAVMARWQENTDTLRLHGDCHAGNILWRDGPFFVDLDDARHGPAIQDLWMLLNGDKAEQRIQLEMIIEAYEEFTPFNLDEIALIEPLRAMRLVYYLSWLLKRWEDPAFPVNFPWLTEEDYWRRQITTFLEQIKVLQEPPLRLMPVY, from the coding sequence ATGCACGATAACACTTTTAGTTTTCATACACTTAATCCAGATATCATCATCAATGGATTATTTGATTTAGGTATTCGTGTCGATTCAGGACTGACGGCACTTAATAGCTATGAGAATCGCGTTTATCAGTTTCAGGATGAAGATCGCCATCGTTATGTCGTGAAATTTTATCGCCCTGAACGTTGGTCTATGGAACAGATCAGCGAAGAGCACTCATTTACGCTCCAGCTTAAGCAGGGGGGAGTGCCGGTTGTTGCACCGTTATTTTTTAATAACAATACACTTCATCAATATCAGGGATTCTGTTTTGCTGTTTTTCCGAGCTTTGGTGGACGCCCCTTTGAGCCTGATAATCTTGATCAAATGGCATCGGTGGGTGGTTATCTTGGGCGTTTACATCATATCGGGCGAAAGCAGCGTTTTATGGCACGCCCGGATATTAGCGTCAATGAGTATTTGCTCATACCGCGTGATATTTTTGAATATTCAACGCTAATACCTGCAAGTCTGAAAGCCGATTTTCTGCATGTCGTCGATCAACTGATCGTTGCTGTGATGGCGCGATGGCAAGAGAACACCGATACTTTGCGTTTGCATGGTGATTGCCATGCAGGCAATATTCTCTGGCGCGATGGCCCTTTTTTTGTCGATTTAGACGATGCCCGTCATGGTCCGGCTATCCAGGACCTGTGGATGCTATTAAATGGCGATAAGGCAGAGCAACGGATACAACTGGAGATGATCATCGAAGCTTATGAAGAGTTTACGCCATTTAATCTTGATGAGATTGCACTTATTGAACCTTTACGCGCCATGCGCTTAGTTTATTATTTGTCATGGTTACTGAAACGCTGGGAAGACCCTGCTTTTCCAGTTAATTTTCCGTGGTTAACTGAAGAAGATTACTGGCGCAGGCAGATAACCACTTTTCTTGAGCAGATAAAGGTGTTACAAGAGCCTCCTTTACGGCTAATGCCTGTGTATTAG
- a CDS encoding YihD family protein has protein sequence MKCKRLNEVIELLQPAWQKEPELNLLQFLQKLAKEAGYSGELADLSDDILIYHLKMRDSAKEAVIPGIQKDYEEDFKTALLRARGIIKE, from the coding sequence ATGAAATGTAAACGTTTGAATGAAGTTATCGAACTGCTGCAACCTGCCTGGCAGAAAGAGCCTGAATTGAATTTACTACAGTTTCTACAGAAACTGGCAAAAGAAGCGGGCTATAGCGGTGAACTTGCTGATCTTTCGGATGATATACTGATTTATCATCTTAAAATGCGTGATTCGGCAAAAGAGGCCGTTATTCCTGGGATCCAGAAAGATTATGAAGAAGATTTCAAAACAGCGTTATTGCGCGCGCGTGGGATAATTAAAGAGTAG
- the mobA gene encoding molybdenum cofactor guanylyltransferase MobA → MHEIITGVVLAGGQATRMGGVDKGLQLLNGQPLWRYVAAALSPQVTRLAISANRNLNQWYASGYPVYTDTLTGFPGPLAGMLSVMQQTSGEWFLFCPCDTPFIPTFLAERFAQQRKNAPVVWAYDGTRDHPAIALMHRRLIPDLTDYLAAGERRVMNFMRNCGGHHIDFSDAQSAFINVNTLDELHNMQVES, encoded by the coding sequence ATGCATGAGATTATAACCGGCGTGGTGTTAGCGGGTGGCCAGGCCACACGGATGGGCGGGGTAGATAAAGGATTGCAATTGCTGAATGGCCAGCCACTCTGGCGCTATGTTGCCGCAGCATTATCTCCCCAGGTCACCCGCCTGGCGATCAGCGCTAACCGTAATCTCAATCAATGGTATGCCAGCGGGTATCCGGTGTATACCGATACACTTACCGGTTTTCCGGGACCACTGGCTGGTATGCTATCCGTTATGCAACAGACATCGGGTGAATGGTTTCTGTTTTGTCCATGCGATACACCATTTATTCCCACCTTCCTGGCGGAACGATTCGCGCAGCAAAGAAAAAATGCTCCTGTCGTCTGGGCTTACGACGGCACACGCGATCACCCGGCGATTGCCCTGATGCATCGGCGATTAATTCCTGATCTGACTGACTACCTTGCCGCAGGCGAGCGAAGAGTGATGAATTTTATGCGTAACTGTGGTGGACATCATATTGACTTCAGTGATGCTCAGTCCGCATTTATTAACGTGAATACGCTTGATGAGTTACATAATATGCAGGTGGAATCATGA
- the mobB gene encoding molybdopterin-guanine dinucleotide biosynthesis protein MobB: protein MIPILAISGWSGTGKTTLLKKLIPLLCKAGLRPGLIKHTHHQMDIDKPGKDSYELRKAGAKQTIVASSQRWALMTETPDEEPPDLAWLVSRMDTSKLDLVLVEGFKHEAVAKILLFRQNCGHDIDALLPDENVIAIACDIPLATPLPHLDLNDIPQIAAFIQHWLAGNKSS from the coding sequence ATGATCCCGATTCTCGCGATTTCAGGCTGGAGTGGTACGGGTAAAACCACATTATTAAAAAAGCTGATCCCGTTGTTATGCAAAGCCGGTCTGCGCCCGGGTTTGATCAAACATACTCATCATCAGATGGATATTGATAAACCGGGTAAAGATAGCTATGAATTGCGTAAGGCTGGCGCAAAGCAGACCATTGTTGCCAGCTCACAACGCTGGGCACTAATGACAGAAACACCCGATGAAGAGCCGCCAGATTTAGCCTGGCTGGTTAGTCGCATGGATACATCAAAACTGGATTTAGTGCTGGTCGAGGGATTTAAACATGAAGCGGTGGCAAAGATCCTTCTTTTTCGCCAGAACTGCGGACACGATATTGACGCCCTGTTACCGGATGAAAATGTCATTGCGATAGCCTGCGACATTCCCCTTGCAACGCCACTTCCCCACTTAGATTTAAATGATATTCCACAGATTGCCGCGTTTATTCAGCACTGGCTGGCAGGGAATAAATCCTCATAA
- the hemG gene encoding menaquinone-dependent protoporphyrinogen IX dehydrogenase gives MKALILFSTRDGQTREIAAFLVSELKELGVEADMMNLNDTKEIAWHHYHCVVIGASIRYGRFHSAVYHFVEKYHQILNALPTAFFSVNLVARKPGKRTPQTNIYTRKFLSRSSWQPQCCAVFAGALRYPRYRWHDRFMIRLIMKMTGGEIDISKEVVYTDWQQVTLFAHELAELVEKSAKK, from the coding sequence GTGAAAGCATTGATTTTATTCTCCACACGCGATGGACAAACTCGCGAAATAGCCGCCTTTCTGGTATCTGAATTAAAAGAGCTTGGCGTTGAGGCAGACATGATGAATCTCAACGACACGAAAGAGATTGCATGGCATCACTATCATTGTGTGGTAATTGGCGCCTCAATTCGTTACGGGCGATTCCATTCGGCGGTATATCATTTTGTGGAAAAGTACCATCAAATTCTGAATGCATTACCAACAGCCTTTTTCTCGGTTAATCTGGTTGCACGAAAACCAGGTAAACGTACCCCTCAGACGAATATTTATACGCGCAAATTTCTGTCCCGTTCTTCCTGGCAGCCACAATGCTGCGCGGTATTTGCCGGAGCACTGCGTTATCCACGTTATCGCTGGCATGATCGTTTTATGATCCGTTTGATCATGAAGATGACTGGTGGTGAAATAGATATCAGCAAAGAAGTGGTGTATACCGATTGGCAGCAGGTCACGCTTTTTGCCCATGAATTAGCCGAACTGGTAGAAAAGAGCGCGAAAAAATAG